From the genome of Labrus bergylta chromosome 12, fLabBer1.1, whole genome shotgun sequence, one region includes:
- the fitm2 gene encoding acyl-coenzyme A diphosphatase FITM2 yields the protein MAAVDVIVDNLATLWRIPAVKQNFPWIFLLISAVGSILKELELVPQTYFSSSRNALNVYFVKVSWGWTLLLLTPFLLLSNSSFSRSVTFLSRRLLSLVVATVVWYVCTETFFYIEDATGSCYETDSMDVIKNEFTSKAGCRRAGFRWHGYDISGHSFILAYSALFIVEETAPMASLKTASLSSLPRTVLNLLYVALNLIVIIWVWMFACTSVYFHDPSHKLLGTICGLLGWHLTYRVWYLNPLSPGLPPQRHPKEQKEHA from the exons ACTCTCTGGAGGATACCAGCCGTCAAACAAAACTTCCCCTGGATATTTCTACTCATCTCAGCCGTGGGCTCGATCCTGAAGGAGCTGGAGCTCGTCCCGCAGACttatttcagcagcagcagaaacgcCCTGAACGT GTATTTTGTCAAAGTGTCCTGGGGATGGACGTTGCTGCTGCTgacccccttcctcctcctctccaactCCTCCTTCAGCAGGAGCGTGACCTTCCTCAGCCGGCGGCTGCTCTCTCTGGTGGTGGCCACAGTCGTCTGGTACGTCTGCACCGAGACCTTCTTCTACATCGAGGACGCGACCGGCTCGTGTTATGAAACTGATTCCATGGATGTTATCAAGAATGAGTTCACAAGCAAAGCCGGCTGCAGGCGGGCCGGCTTCCGTTGGCATGGCTACGACATCTCAGGACACTCTTTCATCCTGGCCTACTCGGCTCTCTTTATCGTGGAGGAAACGGCGCCCATGGCCTCCCTGAAGACAGCCAGCCTGTCCTCCCTGCCCAGGACGGTCCTCAACCTCCTGTACGTGGCCTTGAATCTGATCGTCATCATTTGGGTGTGGATGTTTGCCTGTACCTCTGTGTACTTCCATGACCCCTCTCACAAGTTGCTTGGGACCATTTGTGGCCTCCTGGGGTGGCATCTGACATATCGGGTTTGGTATTTGAATCCTTTGTCACCTGGACTCCCCCCTCAGCGCCACCCGAAAGAACAGAAAGAACACGCCTGA